A genomic stretch from Schaalia odontolytica includes:
- the pafA gene encoding Pup--protein ligase: protein MRRRVFGIETEYGLTAASPSGATPMDAEHAARQLFEPLLHQGRSSNLFLRNGGRLYLDVGAHPEYATAECDRLEDLLEQDRAGSSMLADLATQADNALSELGTDLRLHLFRNNLDSQGNSYGCHENYLLHRRRDFRQVADALVAFFVTRQILVGNGWINTTAAAPRLQFSQRADQMWDAVSSATTRSRPIINTRDEALADSGAYRRMHVIVGDTNVAEPTTALKVGMTELLIHAIEDGLQIADLALADPMRAIREINADLSGSATIELANGRTTTAVAMQREIRERVLARIALADLDPMRSYVVDLWDRGLDAISSGDWSGIDTELDIAIKRKLLTSYCARSGATLADPRVARLELSYSEITADGLRERMERAGLMRRLTDVEGVRRAQEAPPTTTRAALRGRVIAAAEDARADLSVDWVHVRLDEGSAIPLSLQDPLATTDTRVDALIAQIDASSPTIPA, encoded by the coding sequence GTGAGGCGTCGAGTCTTCGGCATCGAGACGGAGTATGGGCTGACGGCCGCGTCCCCCAGCGGTGCCACGCCGATGGATGCCGAGCACGCCGCGCGCCAGCTTTTCGAGCCGCTTCTGCACCAGGGGCGGTCCTCGAATCTCTTTCTGCGCAACGGAGGACGCCTGTACCTTGACGTCGGCGCTCACCCCGAGTATGCGACCGCGGAATGCGATCGCCTCGAGGACCTTCTGGAACAGGACCGCGCCGGCTCCTCCATGCTCGCTGACCTGGCGACACAGGCCGACAACGCGCTCTCGGAGCTCGGTACTGATCTGCGGCTGCACCTCTTCCGTAACAACCTCGATTCGCAGGGCAACTCTTACGGGTGCCACGAGAACTATCTGCTGCATCGGCGCCGAGACTTCCGGCAAGTCGCCGACGCTCTCGTCGCTTTCTTTGTGACCCGTCAGATCTTGGTCGGAAACGGGTGGATCAACACCACCGCGGCCGCGCCGCGCCTGCAGTTCTCCCAGCGTGCCGACCAGATGTGGGATGCCGTTTCATCCGCGACGACCCGTTCGCGGCCTATCATCAACACCCGCGACGAGGCGTTGGCTGACTCCGGCGCATACCGACGCATGCACGTCATCGTCGGCGACACCAACGTCGCTGAACCCACCACTGCCCTGAAGGTCGGCATGACGGAGCTCCTCATCCACGCGATCGAGGACGGGCTTCAGATCGCAGACCTGGCACTCGCCGACCCCATGCGTGCCATTCGTGAAATCAACGCAGACCTGAGCGGTTCCGCCACCATCGAGCTTGCTAACGGCAGGACGACCACCGCGGTGGCGATGCAGCGTGAGATTCGCGAACGCGTCCTCGCGCGGATCGCACTCGCCGACCTCGACCCCATGCGTTCGTACGTCGTCGACCTGTGGGACAGGGGACTGGATGCGATCTCCAGCGGTGACTGGAGCGGGATCGACACCGAGCTCGATATTGCCATCAAACGCAAGCTGCTCACGTCGTACTGTGCGCGTAGCGGCGCTACCCTTGCCGATCCTCGCGTAGCCCGGCTCGAACTGTCTTACTCGGAGATCACGGCCGATGGCCTACGCGAACGGATGGAGCGCGCCGGCCTGATGCGGCGCCTCACAGACGTCGAAGGCGTGCGCCGCGCGCAGGAGGCTCCGCCCACCACGACCCGCGCAGCGTTACGAGGTCGCGTCATCGCCGCCGCCGAGGACGCGCGAGCCGATCTGAGCGTCGACTGGGTGCACGTGCGCCTCGACGAGGGATCGGCGATACCGTTGTCTCTGCAGGATCCTCTCGCCACCACCGACACGCGCGTCGACGCCCTCATCGCGCAGATCGATGCTTCGTCTCCTACGATTCCCGCATGA
- a CDS encoding ubiquitin-like protein Pup, with protein sequence MSNQIFAGGASPIDDALESGGQVQARTSSIDSLLDEIDSVLETNAEAFVQGFVQKGGQ encoded by the coding sequence ATGTCGAATCAGATTTTTGCAGGCGGAGCCAGCCCAATCGACGACGCGCTCGAAAGCGGCGGCCAGGTGCAGGCACGCACCTCATCGATTGACTCTCTCCTCGACGAGATCGACTCCGTCCTCGAAACCAATGCTGAAGCGTTCGTGCAGGGATTCGTCCAGAAGGGCGGCCAGTGA
- the dop gene encoding depupylase/deamidase Dop, which yields MSSERIIGTETEYGVYRPGDAWANPIALSTKVVTTYGEISRVGTPSEGAGVVRWDYTGEDPLNDLRGMRMSRAAADPSLLTDDPYHLAPSGGSERIARPTPEELALPAATTAVLTNGARLYVDHAHPEYSAPETIGARDTLLWDRAGEVIAQRAMARLEVQGEAPIVLVKNNTDGKGAAYGTHENYQMPRITDLDAIVRGLTPFMVTRPVICGAGRVGRGQKSQVPGFQMSQRADFVENEVGLETTFNRPIINTRDEPHANPAQFRRLHVIGGDGNMFDVSAFLRFGTTSLVLWAIEQGTDLRWDSIVMDDPVQETWNVSHHPDLDYKVPTAGGSYTAAELQQVYLDLVLDTFEETGTTPTEADREILRLWQSVLDRMRNDLFSVASDVEWVGKYQLVKRQKERAGLEWNDPRLAAIDLQWSDLRPSHGLVYRLARAGMVTRLVTDEEVERAADVAPTNTRAHVRGWAVANHPDLVKASWSSLVFDPGEGDLVRFPIADARDTSTR from the coding sequence ATGAGCAGCGAACGCATTATCGGTACCGAGACAGAGTACGGCGTCTACCGTCCCGGCGACGCCTGGGCGAACCCAATTGCGCTGTCGACGAAAGTCGTGACCACCTATGGCGAGATCAGCCGTGTTGGTACGCCCTCCGAGGGGGCAGGCGTCGTGCGATGGGACTATACGGGCGAAGACCCTCTCAACGACCTGCGCGGTATGCGCATGTCGCGTGCGGCCGCGGACCCCTCACTCCTGACAGACGACCCGTATCACCTGGCACCGTCGGGCGGTTCCGAGCGCATCGCCCGTCCGACGCCCGAGGAGCTGGCCCTCCCCGCCGCGACGACGGCCGTCTTGACCAACGGCGCGCGTCTCTACGTCGATCATGCTCACCCCGAGTACTCCGCTCCTGAGACGATCGGTGCCCGTGACACCCTTCTGTGGGATCGTGCCGGGGAGGTGATTGCACAGCGCGCCATGGCTCGTCTCGAAGTGCAGGGCGAAGCGCCCATCGTTCTGGTAAAGAACAACACCGACGGCAAGGGCGCAGCCTATGGCACGCACGAAAACTACCAGATGCCCCGCATCACCGACCTTGATGCGATCGTTCGCGGCCTCACTCCGTTCATGGTGACGCGCCCGGTGATCTGCGGCGCGGGCCGCGTCGGGCGCGGTCAAAAGAGCCAGGTTCCCGGCTTCCAGATGTCTCAGCGCGCCGACTTCGTCGAGAACGAGGTCGGACTGGAGACGACCTTCAACCGACCGATCATCAATACGCGCGATGAGCCTCACGCGAATCCGGCGCAGTTCCGCCGTCTCCACGTGATCGGGGGTGACGGCAACATGTTCGACGTGTCAGCCTTCCTCCGCTTCGGAACGACATCGCTGGTCTTGTGGGCGATCGAGCAGGGCACGGATCTGCGCTGGGATTCCATCGTCATGGACGATCCGGTGCAAGAAACCTGGAACGTCTCCCATCACCCCGATCTCGACTACAAGGTCCCAACGGCGGGCGGCTCCTACACTGCCGCTGAGCTTCAGCAGGTCTACCTCGACCTCGTTCTGGACACCTTCGAGGAGACGGGGACGACCCCGACCGAGGCGGACCGGGAGATCCTTCGCCTGTGGCAGTCTGTTCTGGACCGCATGCGCAACGACTTGTTCTCCGTCGCGTCCGACGTCGAATGGGTGGGAAAGTACCAGCTGGTCAAACGCCAGAAGGAACGCGCCGGGCTGGAGTGGAACGACCCACGTCTGGCGGCCATCGACCTGCAGTGGTCGGACCTGCGTCCCAGCCACGGCCTCGTCTATCGCCTCGCACGGGCCGGTATGGTCACGCGCCTGGTCACCGACGAGGAGGTCGAGCGCGCGGCCGATGTTGCCCCGACCAACACTCGTGCGCACGTGCGTGGGTGGGCGGTCGCCAATCACCCAGACCTCGTCAAGGCGTCGTGGTCATCCCTCGTCTTCGATCCCGGAGAGGGAGATCTTGTCCGCTTCCCGATCGCCGACGCTCGCGACACCTCGACCCGATAA
- the arc gene encoding proteasome ATPase, translated as MSETNDRAALERRLISLEEKNGRLTAALTTARTELIRLQGELADVSRPPQTLATFVRAFPAARQIEVVSGGRRMRVAVSPKLDVTDLSYGQWVRLDDTSIAVASDDFPRSGQVVSVLEVVGTDRVLVATEGGAETLLELAGPLRHGNLRPGDSLVVDSRAGIAFERIVREDVEQLLTPEVPDVTYGDIGGLDEQIAQVRDSIEMPFNHPELYRQFGLRPPKGILLYGPPGSGKTLIAKAVANSLSKRGGASTFFLSIKGPELLNKFVGETERQIRAIFARARTLAAGDTPVVIFFDEMEALFRTRGTGVSSDVETMIVPQLLAEMDGVESLDNVVIIGASNRADMIDPAVLRPGRLDVRIRVDRPDRAGALDIFSKYLTPRVPIHATEIERFGGVAEAVAGMSVRAVDALYARDETTALFLATLVNGDHKRIYLSDLVSGALIAGIVERAKKYAIKDALTGASSGLSMQHLLRGVHEEMNESLELAATSSPEDWARTSGLAPEIVSVKPIGTVK; from the coding sequence ATGAGTGAGACCAATGATCGCGCGGCTCTCGAACGTCGGCTCATCTCACTCGAAGAGAAGAACGGTCGTCTCACCGCCGCTCTGACGACAGCTCGCACCGAGCTCATTCGGCTGCAGGGCGAGCTCGCCGACGTGTCCCGCCCGCCCCAGACTCTCGCGACCTTCGTGCGAGCTTTTCCCGCTGCGCGTCAGATCGAGGTCGTCTCTGGCGGTAGGCGCATGCGCGTCGCGGTATCGCCCAAGCTTGATGTGACAGACCTGTCGTATGGCCAGTGGGTGCGCCTCGACGATACCTCGATCGCCGTCGCCAGCGATGATTTTCCGCGTAGCGGTCAGGTCGTATCCGTCCTTGAAGTGGTTGGGACAGATCGGGTCCTTGTCGCCACCGAGGGGGGTGCAGAGACCCTTCTTGAGCTGGCTGGGCCTCTGCGCCACGGTAATCTGCGCCCCGGGGATTCCCTCGTCGTGGATTCCCGTGCGGGAATTGCTTTTGAGAGGATCGTGCGCGAAGACGTCGAGCAGCTGTTGACCCCCGAGGTCCCCGACGTCACGTACGGGGACATCGGAGGCCTCGACGAGCAGATCGCTCAGGTGCGCGACTCCATCGAGATGCCCTTTAACCACCCCGAGCTCTACCGGCAGTTCGGTCTGCGCCCTCCGAAAGGCATTTTGCTCTACGGTCCTCCCGGATCAGGCAAGACCCTTATCGCCAAGGCTGTGGCCAATTCTCTGTCCAAGCGTGGAGGGGCCTCGACGTTCTTCCTATCGATCAAGGGGCCCGAACTTCTCAACAAGTTCGTCGGTGAGACCGAGCGGCAGATTCGTGCGATCTTCGCCCGCGCGCGCACTCTCGCTGCCGGTGACACGCCGGTCGTCATCTTCTTCGATGAGATGGAAGCCCTCTTCCGCACGCGTGGCACGGGGGTCTCCTCGGACGTCGAGACCATGATCGTTCCGCAGCTGCTCGCGGAGATGGACGGCGTCGAATCGCTCGACAACGTCGTGATCATCGGCGCTTCCAACCGCGCGGACATGATTGACCCGGCCGTTTTGCGGCCAGGGCGCCTCGACGTGCGCATTCGCGTGGACCGCCCCGATCGCGCGGGCGCGCTCGACATCTTCTCCAAATACCTCACCCCGCGCGTGCCGATCCACGCCACCGAGATTGAGCGTTTTGGGGGCGTCGCCGAGGCCGTGGCGGGGATGAGCGTTCGCGCGGTTGACGCCCTGTACGCGCGTGATGAGACCACCGCGCTGTTCCTGGCGACACTCGTGAACGGTGACCATAAGCGGATCTATCTGTCCGACCTCGTCTCCGGTGCCCTTATTGCCGGCATCGTCGAGCGCGCCAAGAAGTACGCCATCAAGGACGCCCTCACGGGCGCGTCCTCGGGTCTGAGCATGCAGCACCTACTGCGCGGAGTTCATGAGGAGATGAATGAGTCGCTGGAGCTCGCGGCCACGTCCTCACCCGAGGACTGGGCGCGCACGAGCGGACTCGCTCCGGAGATTGTTAGCGTGAAGCCGATCGGAACGGTGAAATGA
- a CDS encoding tRNA (adenine-N1)-methyltransferase encodes MSIQRNTSMSANDYGQPTRRGVLSEGDRVQVRDPKGRFHQVILVSSGRFQSNRGGFNHNDVIGRPDGQVIVTEEGRQFQILRPLQVDYVMSMPRGAAVVYPKDAGVITHMGDIFPGATVVEAGAGSGALSMALLDAVGPQGRLVSVERRQDFADIAAANVDLWFGRRHPAWDLRVGDVDEVLWSAEEGSVDRIVLDMLAPWENIDAITHALIPGGVLVCYVATVTQMSRLVEDLRACERFTDPVAWEDMRREWHLDGLAVRPEHRMVAHTGFLVITRLLAPGVTPQERSTRPAKAAEGQGGAWDDVQDWSLDKVGQRVNSEKKVRKVRRDVVAQADTWACGGREGQNDE; translated from the coding sequence ATGTCTATTCAGCGTAATACTTCGATGTCGGCCAACGATTATGGCCAACCTACCCGCCGAGGTGTCCTCTCCGAGGGGGACCGCGTTCAGGTTCGTGACCCCAAAGGCCGCTTCCACCAGGTGATTCTCGTCAGCAGTGGCCGTTTCCAGTCCAATCGCGGCGGATTCAACCATAACGACGTCATCGGCCGTCCCGACGGCCAAGTTATCGTCACGGAAGAGGGCCGTCAGTTCCAGATTTTGCGTCCCCTCCAGGTCGACTACGTTATGTCGATGCCGCGCGGAGCGGCTGTTGTGTACCCGAAGGATGCGGGCGTCATCACCCACATGGGCGACATCTTCCCGGGCGCGACGGTCGTTGAAGCCGGCGCGGGGTCGGGTGCTCTGTCCATGGCTCTCCTCGACGCAGTCGGTCCGCAGGGCCGGCTTGTCTCCGTCGAGCGACGCCAGGACTTTGCGGACATCGCCGCTGCAAACGTCGACCTGTGGTTCGGTCGTCGTCACCCCGCTTGGGACCTACGCGTCGGCGACGTTGACGAAGTGCTGTGGTCCGCCGAGGAAGGCAGCGTCGACCGCATCGTGCTGGACATGCTGGCACCCTGGGAGAACATCGACGCCATCACTCACGCGCTTATTCCGGGCGGCGTGCTCGTCTGCTACGTTGCCACCGTTACCCAGATGTCGCGACTCGTCGAGGATCTGCGTGCTTGCGAGCGCTTCACCGATCCCGTCGCGTGGGAGGATATGCGCCGCGAGTGGCACCTTGACGGCCTCGCCGTACGTCCCGAGCATCGTATGGTCGCCCATACCGGATTCCTCGTCATCACCCGGCTTCTTGCTCCCGGCGTCACCCCGCAGGAGCGTTCGACGCGTCCGGCGAAGGCCGCCGAAGGCCAAGGCGGCGCCTGGGACGACGTACAGGATTGGTCGCTCGACAAGGTAGGCCAGCGCGTCAACTCCGAGAAGAAGGTTCGCAAGGTGCGCCGCGATGTCGTTGCGCAGGCGGACACGTGGGCGTGCGGCGGGCGCGAGGGACAGAACGATGAGTGA
- a CDS encoding RecB family exonuclease yields MTDLIAPSPNARTWEPALSASRAKEYERCPLQYRLHVLDGYREPETRAKALGTVVHAVLEELFALEPQERTPQNARAQVHPQYEAFAAKNPEVTKLFTDEADLQAWLADARSLIDGYFAIEAPQWIAPAAREQRVTTTTERGVRLLGFIDRVDRAPDGRLRVVDYKTGKAPGPRYVGEALYQMRFYALLLARTQVLPSRMQLVYLRAGQVITLDPTTEEIRDFERQIDHLWDCIERDIEQGSFAPRKNPLCNWCGVRSLCPVFGGTTPPLPEQHAQWLARTRLG; encoded by the coding sequence ATGACAGACCTGATCGCCCCCTCGCCCAACGCACGTACGTGGGAGCCCGCGCTTTCCGCGTCGCGCGCAAAAGAGTACGAGCGTTGCCCGCTCCAGTACCGCCTTCATGTCCTCGACGGCTACCGGGAGCCGGAGACTCGCGCGAAAGCCCTGGGAACTGTCGTACACGCAGTGCTCGAGGAGCTGTTCGCACTCGAACCGCAGGAACGTACGCCGCAGAACGCCCGCGCACAGGTGCACCCACAGTATGAGGCTTTTGCGGCAAAGAATCCCGAGGTCACCAAGCTATTCACCGACGAGGCGGACCTGCAGGCGTGGCTCGCCGATGCTCGATCACTGATCGACGGATACTTCGCGATCGAGGCGCCGCAGTGGATCGCGCCAGCGGCGCGCGAGCAGCGCGTGACCACGACAACGGAGCGGGGGGTGCGTCTCCTGGGCTTCATCGACCGTGTCGATCGGGCACCGGACGGCAGGCTGCGCGTCGTGGACTATAAGACAGGCAAAGCTCCCGGTCCGCGATACGTGGGCGAAGCTCTCTATCAGATGCGCTTCTACGCGCTTCTCCTTGCCCGCACCCAGGTCCTGCCCTCGCGCATGCAGCTGGTCTACCTGCGTGCCGGGCAAGTGATCACACTAGACCCCACGACCGAAGAGATCCGTGATTTTGAGCGCCAGATCGATCATCTCTGGGATTGCATCGAGCGAGACATCGAACAGGGTTCGTTTGCGCCGCGCAAGAACCCTCTGTGCAACTGGTGCGGTGTGCGGTCGCTGTGCCCGGTGTTCGGTGGGACCACTCCCCCGCTGCCGGAGCAACACGCGCAGTGGCTGGCACGGACTCGGCTAGGCTAG
- a CDS encoding aldo/keto reductase, whose translation MELKQCGRSGLYLSVLGLGTLTWGRDTDGPEAHDMLTTFVDAGGNLVECSPTHGDGIAVDVLSEALASVGRHRVALAWRGAVRRAGESTWVGAAGRGDLLRSLDDALARLDTDYVDVWLVEPQAEVPLEETLEAATLAYRSGRARYVGLSRASHWQLAEAVTRGALGASAPISLVEAPFSLANASAAHTIAELSSRGIGVIAASALAGGALTGKYRHTTPADSRAASPHLRHMVEPYLEGHARTVIEAASRAAVGLERSTADVALAWVRDYPGVSAALIGPRTRRQLDMLLDFSEPLPAPIRQVLTEVAAQ comes from the coding sequence ATGGAACTCAAGCAATGTGGTCGCAGCGGGCTCTACCTGTCCGTTCTCGGATTGGGCACCCTCACGTGGGGTCGCGATACCGATGGACCCGAGGCCCACGACATGCTCACGACTTTTGTCGATGCTGGTGGAAACCTCGTCGAGTGTTCTCCCACGCACGGCGACGGGATTGCCGTTGACGTCTTGTCCGAGGCGCTCGCATCCGTCGGCCGTCACCGCGTCGCGCTTGCCTGGCGAGGTGCTGTTCGGCGCGCAGGCGAAAGCACCTGGGTGGGCGCGGCGGGCCGCGGGGATCTCCTGCGGAGCCTCGACGACGCTCTCGCCAGGCTCGACACAGACTACGTCGACGTCTGGCTCGTCGAACCCCAAGCGGAAGTCCCGCTCGAAGAGACACTCGAGGCCGCGACCCTTGCCTACCGCAGCGGCCGCGCGCGTTACGTCGGTTTGTCGCGCGCATCCCACTGGCAGCTCGCAGAGGCCGTGACGCGCGGGGCGTTGGGCGCTTCTGCTCCTATTTCGCTTGTCGAGGCACCCTTCTCTTTGGCGAACGCGTCCGCGGCGCACACGATCGCAGAGCTGTCGAGCCGGGGCATCGGCGTGATCGCCGCGTCCGCGCTTGCTGGAGGGGCTCTGACCGGTAAGTATCGCCACACGACTCCGGCCGATTCGCGCGCCGCGTCACCGCATTTGCGTCACATGGTCGAACCCTACTTGGAAGGCCACGCACGCACGGTCATCGAGGCGGCGTCGCGTGCAGCAGTGGGCCTCGAACGCTCGACCGCCGATGTCGCGTTGGCTTGGGTGAGGGATTACCCGGGCGTCAGCGCCGCTCTCATCGGACCGCGTACCCGGCGCCAGCTCGATATGCTTCTCGATTTTTCGGAGCCGCTTCCCGCCCCGATCCGCCAGGTTCTCACGGAGGTCGCCGCGCAGTAG
- a CDS encoding DNA primase: MTGDPRRALTRLLNAFENHFDIARDGDEADDAALEAAELALRDAFFTYDDILFTRLGVELPFDILEDSDEDEDEDYVDDDESDEDDDFIEVDD; the protein is encoded by the coding sequence ATGACTGGAGATCCTCGCCGCGCGCTGACGCGCCTGCTCAACGCTTTCGAAAACCACTTCGACATCGCTCGCGATGGAGACGAGGCTGACGACGCCGCGCTCGAAGCAGCCGAGTTGGCGCTGCGCGACGCCTTCTTCACCTACGACGACATTCTTTTCACCCGGCTGGGTGTGGAGTTACCCTTCGATATCCTTGAGGATTCCGATGAGGATGAAGACGAGGACTACGTCGACGACGATGAGAGCGACGAGGACGACGATTTCATAGAAGTCGACGACTGA
- a CDS encoding NAD(P)/FAD-dependent oxidoreductase has translation MARVAVIGGGYGGVTVAKGLDPLADVVLIEQKDQFVHHAAALRAAVDTVWEHAIFMPYTNLLTRGEVVRGTVSRVDGTTVHVFGHDPIEADYVVFATGSTYPFPAKYSSYRSSVAKARLEQLHENLGRARSVMIVGGGTVGIELTGELANAFPGLDITIVEASDQILGTPGYTDALRQEIGEQLSSLGVRVVTGSELAYLPPQNVGDLSHFMVQTKKGDVIEADLWFQCYGARANTGFLIGSGYEAVMNPNGTIRVDDTMQVVDHPNVYAVGDLTDVRESKRADAARQQARVVIANITAQIEGETPDAVYQPTKEWVILPLGPNMGASQLLDADGHTRILGADQTAEIKGTDLMVSVIRSQLNLP, from the coding sequence ATGGCACGCGTCGCAGTCATTGGCGGAGGATACGGAGGCGTCACGGTCGCCAAGGGGCTCGATCCCCTCGCGGACGTTGTTCTCATCGAACAGAAGGACCAGTTCGTTCACCACGCGGCGGCTTTGCGCGCCGCAGTCGATACGGTCTGGGAGCATGCGATCTTCATGCCCTACACGAATCTCCTGACTCGCGGCGAGGTCGTGCGCGGCACGGTCTCGCGCGTCGATGGCACCACCGTCCACGTCTTCGGGCATGACCCGATCGAAGCCGACTACGTCGTCTTCGCGACCGGCTCCACCTACCCATTCCCCGCCAAGTACTCGTCGTACCGTTCCTCCGTTGCCAAGGCTCGCCTCGAGCAGCTGCACGAGAATCTGGGTCGAGCCCGCTCCGTCATGATTGTCGGTGGCGGCACCGTCGGCATCGAACTGACCGGAGAACTCGCGAACGCATTCCCGGGCCTGGACATCACGATTGTCGAGGCCTCCGACCAGATCCTGGGCACGCCCGGATACACGGACGCCCTCCGCCAGGAGATCGGCGAGCAGCTCAGTTCCCTTGGCGTGCGCGTCGTGACCGGCTCCGAGCTCGCCTACCTGCCTCCGCAGAACGTCGGCGACCTCAGCCACTTCATGGTGCAGACCAAGAAGGGCGACGTCATCGAGGCCGACCTGTGGTTCCAATGCTACGGCGCTCGCGCCAACACCGGTTTCCTCATCGGTAGCGGCTACGAGGCCGTCATGAATCCGAACGGAACCATCCGTGTGGATGACACGATGCAGGTCGTGGACCACCCGAACGTCTACGCCGTCGGAGACCTGACCGACGTGCGCGAATCCAAACGCGCTGACGCGGCGCGCCAGCAGGCGCGCGTCGTGATTGCAAACATCACCGCACAGATCGAGGGCGAAACCCCCGATGCCGTTTACCAGCCCACGAAGGAATGGGTCATCTTGCCCCTCGGCCCGAACATGGGTGCGTCGCAGCTTCTCGACGCGGATGGACACACCCGTATCCTTGGTGCGGATCAGACCGCGGAGATCAAGGGCACGGACCTCATGGTGTCCGTCATTCGTTCGCAGCTCAACCTCCCCTGA
- a CDS encoding nucleoside triphosphate pyrophosphohydrolase family protein, with protein sequence MTDKDTTTSNAAGGPPSPMELVREFHRTYSVPIRSFDDPTLSYDRVGMRMSLIAEEFAELMGAVYGKRARAIIEEATAEAVASDDGERDVIEAADALADLIYVIYGMAIESGMDLDSVLAEVQASNLSKLMPDGSVKLRDDGKVLKGPNFFPPNVARGLGIDEK encoded by the coding sequence ATGACCGACAAGGACACCACTACGTCGAACGCCGCCGGGGGGCCGCCCAGTCCGATGGAACTCGTGCGGGAGTTCCACCGCACGTACTCCGTGCCGATTCGTTCGTTCGACGATCCGACGCTGTCCTACGATCGCGTTGGGATGCGCATGAGCCTGATCGCCGAAGAGTTCGCCGAGCTTATGGGAGCCGTCTACGGCAAGCGCGCTCGAGCCATCATTGAGGAGGCCACCGCCGAGGCCGTCGCGTCGGACGACGGTGAACGCGACGTCATCGAGGCCGCCGACGCTCTGGCCGATCTCATCTACGTCATCTATGGCATGGCAATCGAGTCGGGCATGGACCTGGACTCCGTGCTTGCTGAGGTGCAGGCCTCGAACCTGTCGAAGCTCATGCCCGACGGCTCCGTCAAGCTCCGTGACGACGGCAAGGTACTCAAGGGGCCGAACTTCTTTCCACCGAATGTTGCCCGCGGCCTGGGAATCGACGAGAAGTAG
- a CDS encoding DsbA family oxidoreductase — protein sequence MWLDTCDPWSYLGLRHLRAALEQFEHRDEVEVYLHAFLLEPDMEASIDKPRIVALVESGAATLEEVREADERMQALGAREGIRFDFDSLVIAPTSRAHRVIAAAHEADIDADTVTGPSSLQLKVAEAIMRAHFEMGLDISHPDVLIGCAQDIGMEPELAAHAVGDEEWASHVYSDFQVAMHMGVAAVPTYVFDAQFLVDGHQTTTAFTNILATAWEQSRKDRA from the coding sequence ATGTGGCTCGACACCTGCGACCCCTGGAGCTACCTGGGTCTGCGACACCTGCGTGCCGCTCTCGAGCAATTCGAGCACCGTGACGAGGTTGAGGTTTACCTGCACGCGTTTCTTCTCGAACCGGATATGGAAGCGTCTATCGACAAGCCTCGCATCGTCGCCCTGGTCGAGTCCGGTGCCGCAACGCTCGAGGAGGTGCGCGAGGCCGATGAGCGAATGCAGGCACTCGGCGCACGAGAAGGTATCCGTTTCGACTTCGACAGCCTCGTTATCGCACCGACATCGCGCGCGCACCGTGTAATTGCCGCCGCGCATGAAGCCGACATCGACGCAGATACCGTCACCGGCCCATCCTCGCTGCAGCTCAAGGTAGCCGAGGCCATCATGCGCGCTCACTTCGAGATGGGTCTGGACATCTCACACCCGGACGTTCTCATCGGGTGCGCGCAGGACATTGGAATGGAACCCGAACTCGCCGCGCACGCCGTCGGCGACGAAGAATGGGCCTCCCACGTCTATTCTGATTTCCAGGTGGCGATGCACATGGGCGTTGCCGCCGTGCCGACCTACGTCTTCGATGCTCAGTTCCTCGTCGACGGACACCAAACGACAACCGCATTCACCAACATTCTGGCAACCGCCTGGGAGCAGTCTCGAAAGGATCGCGCATGA
- a CDS encoding MarR family winged helix-turn-helix transcriptional regulator: METRPRLTPIVQANSARAAAWRVFFEASGRLQGILETRLKRTYGVSMPDYNILLALWEAPAHRLRMGELAERVVYSPSRVTYLVSNLSRDGWVERVPSETDRRGYDACLTTQGIETVLAATELHQQTVSEYLLDGMTDDDIDAIAKVFATLDSRLRGGGKDS; the protein is encoded by the coding sequence ATGGAAACACGACCGCGTCTGACGCCAATTGTCCAGGCCAATAGCGCGCGCGCTGCCGCGTGGCGAGTCTTCTTCGAAGCGTCCGGGCGCCTGCAGGGCATTCTCGAGACGCGCCTCAAGCGCACCTACGGCGTCTCCATGCCCGACTACAATATTCTCCTGGCGCTGTGGGAAGCCCCCGCTCATCGCCTGCGCATGGGGGAGCTGGCCGAACGTGTCGTCTATTCGCCCTCGCGCGTGACCTACCTCGTGTCAAATCTGTCGCGCGATGGGTGGGTGGAACGCGTCCCGTCGGAGACAGACCGACGCGGCTATGACGCGTGTTTGACGACTCAGGGGATCGAAACTGTGCTTGCTGCCACAGAGCTGCATCAGCAGACCGTCAGTGAGTATCTCCTGGATGGCATGACGGATGACGATATCGACGCAATTGCAAAGGTTTTTGCGACTCTCGACTCGCGTCTGCGCGGTGGCGGAAAAGACTCCTAG